The following are from one region of the Gambusia affinis linkage group LG02, SWU_Gaff_1.0, whole genome shotgun sequence genome:
- the LOC122824339 gene encoding up-regulator of cell proliferation-like, with the protein MNQQLPPGLFNILSRLGLNKFYPNKLTLRCLLEINKDNINTNPASSLKEIPWHFLRNLLQINAECRSCVQLPANDEEDDDLFSLDLYTDKDTHSGVNALDLIVALFLCADSFLQQEMALRMSMCQFSVPLLLPHSNNSQCSLMLWALRGIVKEWRPHSLTESKGFIEDTIVEANIPLFSFVRLKNSSLSKSQMLNLVLSRGQQSHNIFMHKDMEDRAIKKEIANGLVEVFWYLPCGRENLDIFPEPVAFANLRGDISESLAQFSFLAQVSTATFVFLDKVEEKEQETLSSFNDFRRNFFLVVNKGGDSEDMKSVKRTLEKLDFPKNNLIIKNKTENRTYFSKKLCAAIKTSLESTTTDKMTTDLMYEKAAELGLSVDESKSDEEKKAAEEIVKEIGEQSIPKYKNLNLPLQGEKWKRLSKLEIKLCRLKEYSDVGTEEYKSQLQEEKKQIKEEQAGHNISKGMKSFIENLFTSDKEKRDFFLKWMKLKLDAHSREKLLELRNQFKEQCKTKDAELIKELDKTLLESSLGIEHFMREMGLIYEFSQETTEEISRLPQLAAEMVMDGHPLELLDGDASNIPEKWVSAVLNEVHKKVGHRSRLLVLTVLGVQSSGKSTLLNTMFGVQFPVSSGRCTRGAYMIFLRVQEDLKNELNYDFLVLIDTEGLKSADLAQLEDSYEHDNQLATFVIGLSDIAIINTAMENVTEMKDILQIAVHAFLRMTHVGKKPACHFVHQNVAGVSADSKCIAERKRLLDQLNEMTQIASEMEKQSTTKQFTDVLDYDMEKNNWNIPGLWHGTPPMAPVNTGYSETVADFKKNLLETIKSNKTSEPTQIPEFLEWITSLWRTVKYENFIFSFRNTLVAHAYDNLCKAFNEWEWEFRKEIYCWQQQTEVEILNINNDSGVENWNKLVSEKKKELSTKIQNEQMKMKEHLNEYYKRKDRRVNLIEKYKVDFFNSIRSLANEIEPSVRTKLDRVLELKVSQKKAQEIQRKYRVLIEDNVMRLLCVCKMSNLSEDQLTEEFEKMWSESTANVSGLEERDIAGCVLKQLRKNFFNRNVNQELLNTDLKQVGRSPFKVTEEHVDRFKAESVDMNKLQLFTNNVIESCTEYLTGKVKSLDDYHDSFMKDLLEKVDKNLEQNYKEYETNTKYEIDLKLHVCGIASRKFLEMHQTFLSNLNPQAQLEKYKPGYLSDFIDLYKERDHCQRKANDYIQFCIRPAVEDFISRSLGVDIVDEILTSHHSAEYSSRSFFQYSIQKELLEKDDFECFVKYISKYEQYVKYWIFQHIQQEMTRENTLSKLKNNKLQVIIKKVTAAIEVASRQPDGATLPNNNENIKRFVHGIRENLNKDLMISVEAEKTILFQIQSTCHPFINSVKMALENLTTELQKLFLKSEDINKTVRKLTVKPQDELFTRVFGCGKQCPFCKAPCEAGGKDHRLHSAAIHRPQGLGRYRHNDTKKLVESLCTTLVQSDATFCSSDTNGQFHPYKDYTKFYPDWQIPPDSTIEASDYWKYILMKYNDQFAEEYGAKPADVPDAWKKISKEDALKGLKDAFNIKVLNI; encoded by the coding sequence GCTTGTTCAACATTCTTTCAAGACTTGGACTGAACAAATTTTATCCCAACAAACTTACTCTTCGTTGCCTGTTAGAGATCAACAAAgacaacataaacacaaatccTGCTTCATCACTGAAGGAAATCCCATGGCATTTTCTCAGAAACCTCTTACAGATCAACGCTGAATGTCGAAGTTGTGTGCAACTACCAGCCAatgatgaggaagatgatgatcTCTTTAGCCTAGACCTTTATACCGACAAAGACACTCACAGTGGAGTTAATGCTCTCGACCTGATAGTAGCACTTTTCCTTTGTGCTGACAGCTTCTTGCAACAAGAAATGGCTCTCAGGATGTCAATGTGTCAGTTTTCTGTGCCACTGTTGTTGCCTCATAGCAACAACAGTCAGTGCAGCCTGATGCTTTGGGCTCTCAGAGGCATTGTTAAAGAGTGGCGTCCTCATAGTTTAACTGAATCTAAAGGTTTCATTGAGGACACGATTGTTGAAGCCAATAttccattattttcttttgttcgcCTGAAAAACAGCAGTTTATCAAAGTCCCAGATGCTGAATCTTGTTCTAAGCCGTGGGCAGCAGAGTCACAACATCTTTATGCATAAAGACATGGAGGACAGGGCTATCAAAAAGGAAATAGCAAATGGACTTGTAGAGGTTTTCTGGTACCTTCCCTGTGGAAGAGAAAATCTGGACATTTTTCCAGAGCCAGTCGCATTTGCTAATCTGAGAGGAGACATTAGTGAGTCACTTGCACAGTTTAGTTTTCTTGCTCAGGTTTCGACAGCTACCTTTGTGTTCCTGgacaaagttgaagaaaaagagCAGGAAACTCTGAGTTCGTTCAATGATTTCAGGAGAAATTTCTTTTTGGTTGTTAATAAGGGTGGAGACAGTGAGGACATGAAGTCTGTCAAGAGAACATTAGAAAAGCTagattttccaaaaaacaatcttatcataaaaaacaaaacagaaaacagaacatacTTCTCAAAAAAACTCTGTGCTGCTATAAAGACCTCACTGGAAAGTACAACCACAGATAAAATGACAACAGATCTGATGtatgaaaaagcagcagaacttGGTCTGTCTGTGGATGAAAGTAAAAGTGATGAAGAAAAGAAGGCAGCTGAAGAGATTGTGAAAGAAATTGGAGAACAAAGCATTCCCAAATACAAGAACCTGAACCTTCCTTTGCAGGGAGAAAAGTGGAAAAGACTATCCaagttagaaataaaactctgtaGACTAAAGGAGTACAGTGATGTAGGAACTGAAGAGTACAAATCTCAGCtacaggaggagaaaaaacaaatcaaagaggAGCAGGCAGGACACAACATTTCCAAAGGAATGAAAAGTTTCATTGAGAATCTTTTCAcaagtgacaaagaaaaaagagattTCTTCTTGAAATGGATGAAACTTAAGCTTGATGCACACTCTCGGGAAAAACTCTTAGAACTGCGAAACCAGTTCAAAGAGCAATGCAAGACAAAAGATGCAGAACTTATTAAAGAGTTAGATAAAACTCTGCTGGAAAGCTCTTTAGGAATTGAGCATTTCATGAGAGAGATGGGACTGATCTACGAGTTTTCACAAGAAACCACAGAGGAAATCTCTCGTCTCCCTCAACTGGCTGCTGAAATGGTGATGGACGGACATCCGTTAGAGCTTCTGGATGGAGACGCTTCCAACATCCCAGAAAAGTGGGTGTCTGCTGTACTTAACGAGGTCCATAAGAAAGTTGGACACAGGAGCAGATTGTTGGTTCTGACCGTTCTGGGTGTTCAAAGTTCTGGGAAGTCGACGCTCCTCAACACCATGTTTGGTGTCCAGTTTCCAGTCAGCAGTGGCAGATGTACAAGAGGAGCTTACATGATCTTCCTCAGAGTTCAAGAGgatttgaaaaatgaactgaattatgATTTCCTAGTTCTCATTGATACAGAAGGTTTAAAGTCTGCTGATCTGGCTCAACTTGAGGACAGTTATGAACATGACAACCAGCTGGCAACCTTCGTCATTGGCTTAAGTGACATTGCCATCATCAATACTGCAATGGAAAATGTAACTGAAATGAAAGATATTTTGCAAATTGCAGTTCATGCATTCTTGAGAATGACCCACGTTGGAAAAAAGCCTGCATGTCATTTTGTTCACCAAAATGTTGCTGGAGTTTCAGCTGATTCTAAGTGCATTGCTGAGAGAAAACGTCTTTTGGACCAGCTCAATGAAATGACTCAGATTGcatctgaaatggaaaaacaatcAACTACTAAACAGTTCACTGATGTCCTGGACTAtgacatggaaaaaaacaactggaacatCCCAGGTCTGTGGCATGGCACGCCACCAATGGCTCCAGTAAACACTGGTTACAGCGAAACTGTTGCTGActttaagaaaaatcttttgGAGACAATAAAGAGCAACAAAACCAGTGAACCTACTCAGATCCCAGAGTTTCTAGAATGGATAACAAGTCTCTGGAGGACAGTTAAATATGAAAACTTCATCTTCAGTTTCAGAAACACACTGGTGGCTCACGCTTATGACAACCTGTGCAAAGCCTTCAATGAATGGGAATGGGAGTTCAGAAAAGAGATTTACTGCTGGCAGCAACAAACAGAGGTAGAAAtcttaaacataaacaatgatTCTGGAGTAGAAAATTGGAATAAACTGGtctcagaaaagaagaaagagctttctacaaaaatacaaaatgagcaaatgaaaatgaaggaaCATCTCAATGAGTACTACAAGAGGAAGGACAGGCGTGTAAACCTGATAGAGAAGTACAAAGTTGACTTTTTCAACAGCATCAGAAGCCTTGCCAATGAAATCGAACCATCAGTAAGAACTAAACTGGATCGTGTTCTTGAACTGAAAGTAAGCCAAAAGAAAGCTCAAGAAATACAGAGGAAATACAGAGTTTTGATAGAAGATAACGTCATGAGGCTCCTATGTGTCTGCAAAATGTCAAACCTTTCTGAAGATCAGTTGACAGAAGAGTTTGAGAAGATGTGGTCTGAATCTACAGCCAACGTGTCTGGCTTAGAAGAACGGGACATTGCTGGATGCGTCCTCAAGCAGTTGAGAAAAAATTTCTTTAATCGAAATGTAAACCAGGAATTACTGAACACCGACCTAAAACAAGTAGGACGGAGTCCTTTCAAAGTCACAGAGGAGCATGTGGACAGGTTTAAGGCCGAATCTGTTGATATGAATAAGTTGCAGCTCTTCACAAATAATGTTATTGAGTCGTGTACAGAATATCTTACTGGCAAAGTAAAATCACTTGACGATTATCATGACTCTTTCATGAAAGACCTGCTGGAAAAAGTTGACAAAAACTTGGAACAAAACTACAAGGAATATGAAACAAATACAAAGTATGAGATTGACTTGAAGCTTCACGTTTGTGGCATCGCTTCAAGAAAATTCCTGGAAATGCACCAAACGTTTCTGTCAAACCTGAATCCCCAAGCACAGCTGGAGAAGTACAAGCCTGGGTACTTGTCAGACTTTATTGATTTGTACAAAGAAAGAGATCATTGTCAACGCAAAGCCAATGACTACATTCAGTTTTGTATCAGACCAGCAGTGGAAGATTTCATCAGCAGATCTCTGGGAGTAGACATTGTGGATGAGATCTTAACAAGCCATCATTCTGCAGAGTACAGCTCTCGCTCTTTTTTCCAGTACAGCATTCAGAAAGAATTGCTGGAGAAAGAtgactttgaatgttttgtaaAGTACATCAGTAAATATGAACAATATGTTAAATACTGGATATTCCAACACATTCAGCAGGAAATGACACGTGAGAACACATTGTCCAAACTGAAGAACAACAAACTTCAGGTCATAATTAAGAAAGTCACTGCTGCAATAGAAGTGGCATCAAGACAACCAGATGGAGCTACTCTGCCaaacaacaatgaaaacatcaaaaggTTCGTTCATGGAATACGTGAAAATTTGAACAAAGACCTCATGATTTCAGTCGAAGCTGAAAAAACGATCCTCTTTCAAATCCAAAGCACATGTCACCCATTTATCAACAGTGTCAAAATGGCACTGGAGAACCTGACAACTGAGCTtcagaaactgtttttgaaaTCTGAAGACATCAATAAAACTGTGAGGAAACTGACAGTTAAGCCACAGGATGAACTTTTCACGCGAGTCTTTGGATGTGGGAAGCAGTGTCCGTTCTGTAAAGCTCCATGTGAAGCTGGAGGAAAAGACCACCGTCTGCACAGTGCAGCTATTCATCGACCACAGGGTCTTGGCAGATACAGACATAATGACACCAAGAAACTTGTCGAAAGTCTGTGTACAACTCTTGTCCAAAGTGACGCTACATTCTGCAGTTCGGACACTAACGGACAGTTTCATCCTTACAAAGATTACACAAAGTTTTATCCAGACTGGCAGATTCCACCAGACTCCACCATTGAGGCTTCAGACTACTGGAAGTACATCCTGATGAAATATAATGATCAATTTGCTGAAGAATATGGAGCCAAACCAGCAGATGTTCCAGATGCCTGGAAGAAAATCTCAAAGGAAGACGCTCTGAAAGGTTTAAAAGATGCTTTCAATATAAAAGtgctaaatatataa
- the LOC122824312 gene encoding ras association domain-containing protein 7-like isoform X2 has translation MELKVWVDGVIRVVCGLSFNTSCQEVVISLAQAIGQTGRYVLIRKFRGLERPLVADDCPMQLLAQMGQLAAEVQFVLRKTGPSLSEGPHTPSKESQRPLLVPSEPEPQHKGPQKALSFNLGPSTFPRRNRPSRNWSPSLEESAEEKHPSDPEKEEMLRQILLQQKMLQDLEAQIEALEKDTELFEQNVINSAVPDPIPDLTGDLQELEYRLKQYEVELMYGEDWEEELKVELEREQDMQRRLQQIHSSIDDQSYEMKVLQSRSDHLEQDLQDRAQTSAEEEGARLTDEALRSLTQELHKRLQRGEDLDAALAETQWKLQTVEETDRLEQIDGLNKELRQCDLQQFIQQAGGNPYADQGGPLPVSEVHRSKTRVRK, from the exons ATGGAGCTGAAGGTCTGGGTGGACGGGGTCATCAGGGTCGTCTGCGGCCTTTCTTTCAACACTTCCTGTCAGGAGGTCGTCATCTCTCTCGCTCAGGCCATCG GCCAGACGGGTCGGTATGTTCTGATCAGGAAGTTTCGGGGCTTGGAGCGCCCTCTGGTTGCTGACGACTGCCCCATGCAGCTGCTGGCTCAGATGGGTCAGCTGGCTGCAGAGGTCCAGTTCGTCCTGCGGAAAACGGGCCCCAGCCTCAGCGAAGGGCCACACACACCCAGCAAGGAGAGCCaacgccccctgctggtgccctcagaaccagaacctcagcaTAAGGGCCCTCAGAAAGCCCTCTCCTTCAACCTGGGCCCCTCAACGTTTCCCAGGAGGAACAGACCCAGCAGGAACTGGTCTCCCAGTCTGGAGGaatcagcagaagaaaaacatccgTCTGATCCTGAGAAGGAGGAGATGCTGAGGCAgatcctgctgcagcagaagaTGCTGCAGGACCTGGAGGCTCAGATCGAAGCTCTGGAGAAAGACACCGAGTTATTCGAGCAGAATGTCATAAATTCTGCAGTTCCTGATCCGATTCCGGACCTGACAGGCGACCTGCAGGAGCTGGAGTACCGGCTGAAGCAGTACGAGGTGGAGCTGATGTACGGAGAAGATtgggaggaggagctgaaggtGGAGCTGGAGCGAGAGCAAG ACATGCAGAGACGCCTGCAGCAGATTCACTCGTCTATAGACGACCAGAGTTATGAGATGAAGGTGCTCCAGAGCCGCTCCGACCACCTGGAGCAGGACCTACAGGACCGAGCCCAGACCAGCGCCGAGGAGGAGGGGGCCCGGCTGACCGACGAGGCCCTCAGGTCGCTGACCCAGGAGCTCCACAAGCGGCTGCAGCGGGGAGAAGATCTGGACGCGGCGCTGGCAGAGACGCAGTGGAAGCTGCAGACGGTAGAAGAAACG GACAGACTGGAGCAGATCGATGGGCTGAACAAGGAGCTGAGGCAGTGTGACCTGCAGCAGTTCATCCAGCAGGCCGGTGGGAACCCGTACGCCGACCAGGGGGGCCCGCTGCCGGTCAGCGAAGTTCACCGGAGCAAGACTCGCGTCAGGAAGTAG
- the guca1g gene encoding guanylate cyclase activator 1g, with product MRPEKSSNDEGDVAQIQEMCLIFLRECPSGALHLHEFKKIFGVQSSSPEDSLFLETIFRSFDTNQDNTLDFIEYVAALNLILRGNLEDRLKWSFKMYDRDGNGKLDRNEVKRLIKILHKIKLQKSEVGLTPSQICDRIFELVDDNNDGEITLTEFMEGARKDQWIMDLLNLDVNTSGWVIQNYRKLP from the exons ATGAGACCAGAAAAAAGCAGCAACGATGAAGGGGATGTGGCTCAGATCCAGGAGATGTGCCTCATCTTCCTGAGGGAATGTCCCAGCGGCGCCCTGCATCTACACGAGTTCAAGAAGATCTTCGGCGTTCAGAGCAGCTCGCCGGAGGACTCCCTCTTCCTGGAGACGATCTTCCGCTCCTTCGACACAAACCAG GACAACACGCTGGACTTCATAGAGTACGTCGCCGCCCTTAACTTGATTTTAAGAGGAAATCTGGAAGATCGTCTCAAATGGTCCTTCAAGATGTACGACCGGGATGGGAACGGAAAGCTGGACCGGAACGAGGTGAAGCGGCTCATAAAG attcttcataaaatcaaacttCAGAAGAGCGAGGTTGGACTGACTCCGTCCCAGATCTGTGACCGGATCTTTGAGCTCGTTGACGACAACAACGATG GTGAGATAACCCTGACTGAGTTCATGGAGGGGGCCAGAAAGGACCAGTGGATCATGGACCTCCTCAATCTGGACGTCAACACCTCCGGCTGGGTGATCCAGAACTACAGAAAGCTCCCATGA
- the LOC122824312 gene encoding ras association domain-containing protein 7-like isoform X1, producing MELKVWVDGVIRVVCGLSFNTSCQEVVISLAQAIGQTGRYVLIRKFRGLERPLVADDCPMQLLAQMGQLAAEVQFVLRKTGPSLSEGPHTPSKESQRPLLVPSEPEPQHKGPQKALSFNLGPSTFPRRNRPSRNWSPSLEESAEEKHPSDPEKEEMLRQILLQQKMLQDLEAQIEALEKDTELFEQNVINSAVPDPIPDLTGDLQELEYRLKQYEVELMYGEDWEEELKVELEREQDMQRRLQQIHSSIDDQSYEMKVLQSRSDHLEQDLQDRAQTSAEEEGARLTDEALRSLTQELHKRLQRGEDLDAALAETQWKLQTVEETVKDRLEQIDGLNKELRQCDLQQFIQQAGGNPYADQGGPLPVSEVHRSKTRVRK from the exons ATGGAGCTGAAGGTCTGGGTGGACGGGGTCATCAGGGTCGTCTGCGGCCTTTCTTTCAACACTTCCTGTCAGGAGGTCGTCATCTCTCTCGCTCAGGCCATCG GCCAGACGGGTCGGTATGTTCTGATCAGGAAGTTTCGGGGCTTGGAGCGCCCTCTGGTTGCTGACGACTGCCCCATGCAGCTGCTGGCTCAGATGGGTCAGCTGGCTGCAGAGGTCCAGTTCGTCCTGCGGAAAACGGGCCCCAGCCTCAGCGAAGGGCCACACACACCCAGCAAGGAGAGCCaacgccccctgctggtgccctcagaaccagaacctcagcaTAAGGGCCCTCAGAAAGCCCTCTCCTTCAACCTGGGCCCCTCAACGTTTCCCAGGAGGAACAGACCCAGCAGGAACTGGTCTCCCAGTCTGGAGGaatcagcagaagaaaaacatccgTCTGATCCTGAGAAGGAGGAGATGCTGAGGCAgatcctgctgcagcagaagaTGCTGCAGGACCTGGAGGCTCAGATCGAAGCTCTGGAGAAAGACACCGAGTTATTCGAGCAGAATGTCATAAATTCTGCAGTTCCTGATCCGATTCCGGACCTGACAGGCGACCTGCAGGAGCTGGAGTACCGGCTGAAGCAGTACGAGGTGGAGCTGATGTACGGAGAAGATtgggaggaggagctgaaggtGGAGCTGGAGCGAGAGCAAG ACATGCAGAGACGCCTGCAGCAGATTCACTCGTCTATAGACGACCAGAGTTATGAGATGAAGGTGCTCCAGAGCCGCTCCGACCACCTGGAGCAGGACCTACAGGACCGAGCCCAGACCAGCGCCGAGGAGGAGGGGGCCCGGCTGACCGACGAGGCCCTCAGGTCGCTGACCCAGGAGCTCCACAAGCGGCTGCAGCGGGGAGAAGATCTGGACGCGGCGCTGGCAGAGACGCAGTGGAAGCTGCAGACGGTAGAAGAAACGGTAAAG GACAGACTGGAGCAGATCGATGGGCTGAACAAGGAGCTGAGGCAGTGTGACCTGCAGCAGTTCATCCAGCAGGCCGGTGGGAACCCGTACGCCGACCAGGGGGGCCCGCTGCCGGTCAGCGAAGTTCACCGGAGCAAGACTCGCGTCAGGAAGTAG
- the LOC122820278 gene encoding guanylyl cyclase-activating protein 2-like produces the protein MAQVQATTDTEVTLQNIQELYRKFTHECPSGNLHLHEFKKIFGVSSKSSEEEVAFIELVFKSFDTNKDDKLDFMEYVAAVNLVLRGKLIDKLKWSFKIYDNDGNGCLTNQEVRRIIRIITKIKWHNDSNVETVDFICNRIFELTDKNKDSQISLEEFIEGAEKDPWLMEQLRLDLAPKNWFIRTQEKKK, from the exons ATGGCTCAGGTCCAGGCCACCACAGACACTGAAGTGACTCTGCAGAACATCCAGGAACTGTACCGGAAATTCACCCATGAATGTCCGAGTGGAAACCTGCACCTGCATGAATTCAAGAAAATCTTTGGCGTCAGCAGCAAATCATCAGAGGAGGAGGTGGCTTTCATTGAACTTGTCTTTAAATCCTTTGACACCAATAAG GACGATAAGTTGGACTTCATGGAGTATGTGGCAGCCGTGAACCTCGTTCTTCGTGGAAAACTCATCGACAAACTGAAGTGGTCTTTCAAAATTTACGACAACGATGGGAACGGCTGCCTGACCAATCAGGAAGTGAGGCGTATCATCAGA aTCATCACCAAAATTAAATGGCACAATGATTCGAATGTGGAAACTGTCGACTTCATCTGCAACAGGATATTTGAGctgacagacaaaaacaaagaca GTCAGATATCTTTGGAGGAGTTTATCGAGGGAGCAGAGAAGGATCCGTGGCTCATGGAGCAGCTCCGACTGGACTTGGCGCCTAAAAACTGGTTCATTAGAACccaggagaagaagaagtga
- the LOC122824301 gene encoding retinal cone rhodopsin-sensitive cGMP 3',5'-cyclic phosphodiesterase subunit gamma-like, with protein MNSAAAAAAAAAAGGTKATPPELEQKESRQFKSKAPKRGQKGVNSHDAAMEGLDDAAVVCPWEEYGDVELSELAQFGTV; from the exons ATGaactcagcagcagcagcagcagcagcagcagcagctggaggcaCCAAGGCGACGCCACCAGAGCTGGAGCAGAAGGAGAGCCGGCAGTTCAAGAGCAAAGCTCCCAAACGAGGACAGAAAGG AGTCAACAGCCACGACGCAGCCATGGAAGGCCTGGATG ACGCTGCAGTGGTTTGTCCCTGGGAGGAATACGGAGACGTGGAGCTGAGCGAACTGGCCCAGTTTGGAACCGTTTAG
- the LOC122824307 gene encoding retinal cone rhodopsin-sensitive cGMP 3',5'-cyclic phosphodiesterase subunit gamma-like — protein MENMNASSEVRKPSPAELKQKDSRQFKSKAPKPGQKSFDSALPGLEGLDDAAVICPWEEFGDVELSDLAQFGTA, from the exons A TGGAGAACATGAATGCATCATCTGAGGTCCGTAAGCCCAGTCCAGCTGAGCTCAAGCAGAAGGACAGCAGACAGTTTAAGAGCAAAGCTCCCAAACCTGGACAGAAAAG ctttgaCAGCGCTCTGCCGGGGCTGGAGGGGCTGGACG ATGCTGCAGTGATCTGCCCCTGGGAGGAGTTTGGTGACGTAGAGCTGAGTGATCTGGCTCAGTTTGGAACCGCCTAG